In Drosophila santomea strain STO CAGO 1482 chromosome 3L, Prin_Dsan_1.1, whole genome shotgun sequence, a single window of DNA contains:
- the LOC120447937 gene encoding uncharacterized protein LOC120447937 isoform X4 produces MDECDNPVVVVSLGKLTSQQLNEGVAEPSAENSDQQQEPHCDYKEPSIDDKEALLEQDLHKSSVEEDAANDAEVEAVIMGQAESKKQGSKSGRRHHNGNGNGNGNPTEAMEQNQTVHTKGTAMSFGFRKKLNGTPKKFKKLLEGGDKSANRTADTKDDNGNAAVPVHFEKVGAAAVQKAGTLATGAAGGRFGYRGAVPRPSSAGFTAPSEDSESESMANAQNNINNNNNNNNNGRGAENGPVLVSNLKRRSKSAHAGRSGDGEPKIAQPKTLTFNLNQNTTIEYQRRQFFGEIADETSGSGSGSGMGTGSKAMQPRYNYNNLASMHANVIVRPTPRPTPASYAKFTLQTVSLPRPEYPVAISLTATTPTTPSSSVQSPVPAHSTGARAKDISTSSRQHPLTSVHVQPQSRHLDQKSVKQLTNNSTRRGFSGSREISADSGIASMDMALDSSSGSSVGSKRSRSRPRNLKMVMSGRHTFEVRDADDPPSSESNSFVEPLALPKLPTDGSQSIPLPLLGLVRSNTVLSRETYERRQAETPGCQVEQDPDSEKPKTSGSDESESVDEEKLYLDSSTSEKSAKHQSQSSVASNWRHQAGESLAAQDCSSMSMSISSDTQAPENPRDNDKEEDMSLGLDEISLIHTDMQFSTISSMTETPPKVGQESLLNLHLVDNREAGTSRPRSFNNALNESKFAELALASSSCLLLDDETSPTDSLVSSTEDSEEAGGKLQKHKLNEERQQKDIDDIDLDDISPVLELDLDPPGGRSPISPGTPTHASHSLSLGSDCGNLIDDEIADQPALLCNSEAHEVATDTPTLMETLTHTQTGSLRSLKSQSKARTALQQAIELSLRTPAAVRKAVMDRAESLDTLSPCESICSDDLMMDFDMNSSVDSIDHMASSTGRSRSGSDLHKIGGGQDVDPMQAETEAELLSELERRGSDVMKELNTLLRGRRQRGGPRERISAQLPARATRLLNRSRLQDQQLAGNDSDNSLRSSHSGGASAAAAAARKRSTANSRTSSGSTASLPRQRHLQQQHLGLGAGGGGGAGGATASGTSTQRCGGELHSSSDDLMLYDKSFRNAMIQDVLQFKKQLLRLRRILQETETLNPFENDNVQLFAACGLDSKQLNDIDLASLTSSTTEDPLQELSDLRRQVVYLQGQVDDRDRTIRLQRDLIEQLEAEKRQKSAANGTASGGDQGKELISMATQTERTRPLAIGAEGLSRSKPEYTSYTTHFPMLHLHDSTLAATTIIRHHQSNHNQHEQQQKQQQPDKSCPAISQTRRHTIISTTLTNYNQQLAAAFPDAPRRSSIGWDTIPTMPTPTATPTTHGNASKPVRITLIGEALPLLKKSSTGSLCSSSTSSTSSSSSTSSLAQNANVVKMRYPNGCQSVKSGSSAHYQPLYNSNKMTSPTVTIV; encoded by the exons ATGGATGAATGCGACAATCCCGTCGTCGTCGTATCACTAGGAAAACTCACATCACAGCAGCTGAACGAGGGGGTCGCCGAGCCGAGTGCGGAAAATTCGGATCAGCAGCAGGAGCCGCATTGTGACTACAAAGAGCCGAGCATCGATGATAAGGAAGCGCTCCTAGAGCAGGACCTTCACAAATCATCAGTCGAGGAGGACGCAGCCAACGACGCGGAAGTCGAGGCAGTCATTATG GGACAGGCGGAGAGCAAGAAGCAGGGCAGCAAGTCGGGTCGCCGCCACCACAATGGCAACGGAAATGGTAATGGCAATCCCACGGAGGCGATGGAACAGAATCAGACGGTGCACACCAAAGGCACCGCCATGTCCTTTGGTTTCCGCAAGAAGCTCAATGGGACGCCCAAGAAGTTCAAGAAACTCCTGGAAGGCGGCGACAAAAGCGCAAATCGCACCGCCGACACAAAGGATGACAACGGAAATGCAG CTGTGCCCGTTCACTTTGAGAAAGTAGGCGCCGCCGCTGTCCAGAAAGCTGGCACTTTGGCGACAGGTGCGGCCGGCGGGCGTTTCGGTTATCGTggggcggtgccacgcccctcttCTGCGGGCTTCACTGCGCCCAGCGAGGAttccgaatcggaatcgatGGCCAATGCACagaacaacatcaacaacaacaacaataataacaataatggACGTGGAGCGGAAAATGGTCCGGTGTTGGTGAGCAATT TGAAACGCCGCTCCAAGAGCGCACATGCCGGACGATCCGGCGATGGGGAGCCCAAAATAGCCCAGCCCAAAACGCTGACGTTCAACCTGAATCAGAACACCACCATCGAGTACCAGCGGCGTCAGTTCTTCGGCGAGATCGCGGATGAAACGTCGGGTTCCGGATCCGGATCGGGTATGGGAACGGGATCGAAAGCCATGCAGCCGAGATATAACTACAACAACCTGGCCAGCATGCATGCCAATGTCAT AGTTCGCCCCACACCGCGACCCACTCCAGCCAGCTACGCCAAGTTCACCCTGCAGACAGTGAGCCTGCCCAGGCCGGAGTACCCGGTGGCCATCAGCTTGACAGCCACCACACCAACCACGCCCAGCAGCAGTGTGCAGTCACCCGTGCCCGCCCATTCGACAGGTGCCAGGGCCAAGGACATATCCACCAGTTCCAGGCAACATCCCCTGACCTCGGTGCATGTCCAACCGCAGTCGCGTCATCTTGACCAGAAGAGCGTGAAGCAGCTGACGAATAACTCAACGCGACGCGGATTCTCCGGCAGCAGGGAGATTAGCGCAGACTCGGGGATAGCCAGCATGGACATGGCGTTGGACAGCAGTTCGGGCAGCTCGGTGGGTTCCAAGAGGAGTCGAAGCAGGCCCAGGAACCTGAAGATGGTGATGAGTGGACGGCACACGTTCGAGGTGCGCGATGCCGATGATCCGCCTTCCAGTGAGTCCAACTCCTTTGTGGAACCGCTGGCACTACCCAAGTTACCCACTGATGGCAGTCAGAGCATCCCTCTGCCATTACTGGGCTTGGTGCGATCCAATACGGTGTTGAGTCGGGAGACTTACGAGCGACGTCAGGCGGAGACTCCGGGTTGCCAGGTTGAGCAGGATCCGGATTCGGAAAAACCCAAGACAAGCGGCTCCGATGAGAGCGAGAGCGTGGATGAAGAGAAGCTCTACTTGGACTCGTCCACCTCCGAAAAGAGTGCCAAACATCAGAGCCAATCCTCAGTGGCCTCCAATTGGCGTCACCAGGCGGGTGAATCTCTGGCCGCCCAGGATTGCAGCAGCATGAGCATGAGCATCAGTAGTGACACCCAGGCTCCGGAAAATCCCCGTGATAATGACAAGGAGGAGGACATGTCCTTGGGTCTGGATGAGATCAGTCTGATCCACACTGACATGCAGTTTAGCACAATCT CTTCAATGACGGAAACTCCGCCCAAAGTGGGCCAGGAGTCCCTGCTCAATCTCCACCTGGTGGACAATCGGGAGGCAGGCACCTCGCGTCCCCGCTCCTTCAACAATGCTCTCAACGAATCCAAGTTTGCCGAGCTGGCTTTGGCCAGTAGCAGTTGCCTCCTGTTGGATGACGAGACTTCGCCCACGGATAGTTTGGTCAGCAGCACCGAGGATTCCGAGGAGGCGGGTGGCAAGTTGCAGAAGCACAAGCTCAATGAGGAGCGTCAGCAGAAGGACATCGATGACATCGACTTGGATGATATTTCGCCGGTTCTCGAACTGGATCTGGATCCGCCAGGTGGGCGAAGTCCCATTTCACCCGGCACACCCACTCATGCATCCCACTCCCTTTCTCTGGGTTCGGATTGCGGAAATCTCATAGATGATGAGATCGCCGATCAGCCGGCTCTGCTGTGCAACAGCGAAGCCCACGAGGTGGCCACCGATACGCCCACCTTGATGGAAACCCTTACCCACACCCAAACTGGATCCCTGCGATCCTTGAAGAGTCAGTCCAAGGCTCGTACCGCTCTGCAGCAGGCCATCGAGTTGAGTTTGAGGACGCCGGCTGCGGTGCGCAAGGCAGTTATGGATCGAGCCGAATCGTTGGATACTCTATCGCCATGCGAGTCCATTTGCTCCGATGACCTGATGATGGACTTCGACATGAACAGCAGTGTGGACTCCATCGATCACATGGCCAGTTCTACGGGTCGCAGTCGCAGTGGCTCGGATCTTCACAAGAttggtggtggtcaggatgTGGATCCCATGCAGGCGGAGACCGAGGCGGAACTTCTATCTGAGTTGGAGCGCAGGGGCAGTGATGTGATGAAGGAGCTCAATACTTTGCTGCGCGGAAGGAGGCAGCGCGGAGGACCAAGGGAGAGGATTAG CGCCCAACTGCCTGCGCGCGCCACCAGATTGCTGAACCGCTCCCGTCTGCAGGACCAGCAGCTCGCCGGCAACGATTCGGATAACAGCCTGAGATCCTCCCACAGCGGCGGAGCttcggcagcggcggcggcggccaggAAGAGAAGCACGGCCAACTCCAGGACCTCGTCGGGATCCACGGCCAGTCTGCCCCGGCAGCGtcacctgcagcagcagcatctggGCTTGGGAgcaggaggtggaggtggtgctggtggagcCACTGCATCCGGAACATCCACCCAGCGGTGCGGGGGAGAGCTGCACAGCTCGTCGGACGATCTAATGTTGTATGACAAGTCCTTCCGCAATGCCATGATCCAGGATGTGCTGCAGTTCAAGAAGCAGCTGCTTCGACTGCGGCGAATACTCCAGGAG ACGGAAACGCTCAATCCCTTCGAGAACGACAACGTTCAGCTGTTCGCCGCCTGCGGATTGGATAGCAAGCAGCTGAATGACATCGATCTGGCCAGTTTGACCTCGTCCACGACGGAGGATCCACTCCAGGAGCTATCGGATCTACGTAGACAGGTGGTTTACCTTCAG GGTCAAGTGGACGATCGTGATCGCACCATTCGCCTGCAGCGAGATCTCATCGAGCAACTGGAGGCCGAGAAGAGGCAGAAGTCGGCGGCGAATGGAACTGCATCTGGCGGGGATCAGGGCAAGGAGCTCATCAGCATGGCCACCCAAACGGAGCGG ACACGACCACTTGCCATTGGTGCGGAGGGTTTGTCCAG AAGTAAGCCCGAATATACCAGTTATACCACGCACTTTCCGATGCTCCACTTGCACGATTCCACGCTGGCAGCCACCACGATAATCCGCCATCACCAGAGCAACCACAACCAacatgagcagcagcagaagcagcagcagccggatAAATCCTGTCCAGCCATCAGCCAGACCCGCCGGCACACCATCATCTCCACCACGCTGACCAACTACAATCAGCAGCTGGCGGCGGCATTTCCCGATGCCCCACGACGCTCCTCCATCGGTTGGGATACCATCCCGACCATGCCCACGCcaacggccacgcccacgacCCATGGCAACGCCTCCAAGCCGGTGAGGATTACGCTAATCGGGGAGGCACTGCCGCTGCTCAAGAAGTCATCAACCGGATCGCTGTGCTCCTCATCAACGTCGTCAACGTCGTCCTCCTCATCAACATCCTCGTTGGCCCAAAATGCGAACGTGGTCAAGATGCGCTACCCCAATGGCTGTCAGAGTGTTAAGAGCGGATCGAGTGCCCATTATCAGCCGTTgtacaacagcaacaagatGACAAGCCCAACCGTAACTATAGTCTGA
- the LOC120447937 gene encoding uncharacterized protein LOC120447937 isoform X11, whose product MSRLCHSRRATTWDIRIAGRSPKIFDLSAWTMSEADKSTSNCSPSGVRRVRTDLKTSENRFLGSQQRTSSPMAIKQRHLHYHYATFMASSAPQAHETYHSAQLPARATRLLNRSRLQDQQLAGNDSDNSLRSSHSGGASAAAAAARKRSTANSRTSSGSTASLPRQRHLQQQHLGLGAGGGGGAGGATASGTSTQRCGGELHSSSDDLMLYDKSFRNAMIQDVLQFKKQLLRLRRILQETETLNPFENDNVQLFAACGLDSKQLNDIDLASLTSSTTEDPLQELSDLRRQVVYLQGQVDDRDRTIRLQRDLIEQLEAEKRQKSAANGTASGGDQGKELISMATQTERTRPLAIGAEGLSRSKPEYTSYTTHFPMLHLHDSTLAATTIIRHHQSNHNQHEQQQKQQQPDKSCPAISQTRRHTIISTTLTNYNQQLAAAFPDAPRRSSIGWDTIPTMPTPTATPTTHGNASKPVRITLIGEALPLLKKSSTGSLCSSSTSSTSSSSSTSSLAQNANVVKMRYPNGCQSVKSGSSAHYQPLYNSNKMTSPTVTIV is encoded by the exons ATGTCGCGATTGTGTCATTCCCGCAGAGCAACAACATGGGACATTAGAATCGCAGGCAGGAGTCCAAAGATATTCGATTTGTCAGCTTGGACGATGTCGGAGGCGGACAAGTCCACCAGCAACTGCTCGCCCAGTGGAGTGCGAAGAGTGCGCACGGATCTGAAGACGTCGGAGAACCGATTCCTGGGCAGCCAGCAGCGGACCAGCTCACCCATGGCCATCAAGCAGCGGCACCTCCACTACCACTATGCCACCTTCATGGCCAGCAGTGCGCCGCAGGCCCACGAAACATATCACAG CGCCCAACTGCCTGCGCGCGCCACCAGATTGCTGAACCGCTCCCGTCTGCAGGACCAGCAGCTCGCCGGCAACGATTCGGATAACAGCCTGAGATCCTCCCACAGCGGCGGAGCttcggcagcggcggcggcggccaggAAGAGAAGCACGGCCAACTCCAGGACCTCGTCGGGATCCACGGCCAGTCTGCCCCGGCAGCGtcacctgcagcagcagcatctggGCTTGGGAgcaggaggtggaggtggtgctggtggagcCACTGCATCCGGAACATCCACCCAGCGGTGCGGGGGAGAGCTGCACAGCTCGTCGGACGATCTAATGTTGTATGACAAGTCCTTCCGCAATGCCATGATCCAGGATGTGCTGCAGTTCAAGAAGCAGCTGCTTCGACTGCGGCGAATACTCCAGGAG ACGGAAACGCTCAATCCCTTCGAGAACGACAACGTTCAGCTGTTCGCCGCCTGCGGATTGGATAGCAAGCAGCTGAATGACATCGATCTGGCCAGTTTGACCTCGTCCACGACGGAGGATCCACTCCAGGAGCTATCGGATCTACGTAGACAGGTGGTTTACCTTCAG GGTCAAGTGGACGATCGTGATCGCACCATTCGCCTGCAGCGAGATCTCATCGAGCAACTGGAGGCCGAGAAGAGGCAGAAGTCGGCGGCGAATGGAACTGCATCTGGCGGGGATCAGGGCAAGGAGCTCATCAGCATGGCCACCCAAACGGAGCGG ACACGACCACTTGCCATTGGTGCGGAGGGTTTGTCCAG AAGTAAGCCCGAATATACCAGTTATACCACGCACTTTCCGATGCTCCACTTGCACGATTCCACGCTGGCAGCCACCACGATAATCCGCCATCACCAGAGCAACCACAACCAacatgagcagcagcagaagcagcagcagccggatAAATCCTGTCCAGCCATCAGCCAGACCCGCCGGCACACCATCATCTCCACCACGCTGACCAACTACAATCAGCAGCTGGCGGCGGCATTTCCCGATGCCCCACGACGCTCCTCCATCGGTTGGGATACCATCCCGACCATGCCCACGCcaacggccacgcccacgacCCATGGCAACGCCTCCAAGCCGGTGAGGATTACGCTAATCGGGGAGGCACTGCCGCTGCTCAAGAAGTCATCAACCGGATCGCTGTGCTCCTCATCAACGTCGTCAACGTCGTCCTCCTCATCAACATCCTCGTTGGCCCAAAATGCGAACGTGGTCAAGATGCGCTACCCCAATGGCTGTCAGAGTGTTAAGAGCGGATCGAGTGCCCATTATCAGCCGTTgtacaacagcaacaagatGACAAGCCCAACCGTAACTATAGTCTGA
- the LOC120447937 gene encoding uncharacterized protein LOC120447937 isoform X9, translating into MGKCVSRQSAPLHELESPDAEQHHQSVLTIAVSHEDLAQAHKIWQRLTGSNEYIAAGPSSQLEEVEVEEEPFYYTISRRRQPEQQLAKEQELEQAVLHIESLYNDAAIAPAEPVTSASEPEYSTCQEFLLHELLQVIEEHASSTSSYTSNHILNQARIRPEPQLPVENNGWLAAVGQAESKKQGSKSGRRHHNGNGNGNGNPTEAMEQNQTVHTKGTAMSFGFRKKLNGTPKKFKKLLEGGDKSANRTADTKDDNGNAAVPVHFEKVGAAAVQKAGTLATGAAGGRFGYRGAVPRPSSAGFTAPSEDSESESMANAQNNINNNNNNNNNGRGAENGPVLVSNLKRRSKSAHAGRSGDGEPKIAQPKTLTFNLNQNTTIEYQRRQFFGEIADETSGSGSGSGMGTGSKAMQPRYNYNNLASMHANVIVRPTPRPTPASYAKFTLQTVSLPRPEYPVAISLTATTPTTPSSSVQSPVPAHSTGARAKDISTSSRQHPLTSVHVQPQSRHLDQKSVKQLTNNSTRRGFSGSREISADSGIASMDMALDSSSGSSVGSKRSRSRPRNLKMVMSGRHTFEVRDADDPPSSESNSFVEPLALPKLPTDGSQSIPLPLLGLVRSNTVLSRETYERRQAETPGCQVEQDPDSEKPKTSGSDESESVDEEKLYLDSSTSEKSAKHQSQSSVASNWRHQAGESLAAQDCSSMSMSISSDTQAPENPRDNDKEEDMSLGLDEISLIHTDMQFSTISSMTETPPKVGQESLLNLHLVDNREAGTSRPRSFNNALNESKFAELALASSSCLLLDDETSPTDSLVSSTEDSEEAGGKLQKHKLNEERQQKDIDDIDLDDISPVLELDLDPPGGRSPISPGTPTHASHSLSLGSDCGNLIDDEIADQPALLCNSEAHEVATDTPTLMETLTHTQTGSLRSLKSQSKARTALQQAIELSLRTPAAVRKAVMDRAESLDTLSPCESICSDDLMMDFDMNSSVDSIDHMASSTGRSRSGSDLHKIGGGQDVDPMQAETEAELLSELERRGSDVMKELNTLLRGRRQRGGPRERISAQLPARATRLLNRSRLQDQQLAGNDSDNSLRSSHSGGASAAAAAARKRSTANSRTSSGSTASLPRQRHLQQQHLGLGAGGGGGAGGATASGTSTQRCGGELHSSSDDLMLYDKSFRNAMIQDVLQFKKQLLRLRRILQETETLNPFENDNVQLFAACGLDSKQLNDIDLASLTSSTTEDPLQELSDLRRQVVYLQGQVDDRDRTIRLQRDLIEQLEAEKRQKSAANGTASGGDQGKELISMATQTER; encoded by the exons ATGGGCAAGTGTGTTTCCCGGCAGTCGGCTCCGCTCCACGAACTTGAATCCCCAGACGCAGAGCAGCATCATCAATCTGTATTGACAATCGCAGTGTCCCACGAAGACTTGGCCCAGGCACACAAAATCTGGCAACGGCTGACAGGGAGTAATGAATACATTGCAGCCGGGCCATCCTCCCAGttggaggaggtggaggtggaggaggaacCCTTTTATTACACTATAAGCCGGCGAAGGCAGCCGGAGCAGCAACTGGcgaaggagcaggagctggagcaggcCGTGTTGCACATCGAGTCCCTTTACAATGATGCCGCCATTGCCCCAGCGGAACCGGTGACATCAGCCAGCGAACCGGAGTACTCCACTTGCCAGGAATTCCTGCTGCACGAACTGCTGCAGGTCATCGAGGAGCATGCATCCTCCACATCCAGCTACACGAGCAACCACATCCTGAATCAGGCCAGAATCAGGCCAGAACCTCAATTACCCGTGGAGAACAACGGCTGGCTGGCGGCGGTG GGACAGGCGGAGAGCAAGAAGCAGGGCAGCAAGTCGGGTCGCCGCCACCACAATGGCAACGGAAATGGTAATGGCAATCCCACGGAGGCGATGGAACAGAATCAGACGGTGCACACCAAAGGCACCGCCATGTCCTTTGGTTTCCGCAAGAAGCTCAATGGGACGCCCAAGAAGTTCAAGAAACTCCTGGAAGGCGGCGACAAAAGCGCAAATCGCACCGCCGACACAAAGGATGACAACGGAAATGCAG CTGTGCCCGTTCACTTTGAGAAAGTAGGCGCCGCCGCTGTCCAGAAAGCTGGCACTTTGGCGACAGGTGCGGCCGGCGGGCGTTTCGGTTATCGTggggcggtgccacgcccctcttCTGCGGGCTTCACTGCGCCCAGCGAGGAttccgaatcggaatcgatGGCCAATGCACagaacaacatcaacaacaacaacaataataacaataatggACGTGGAGCGGAAAATGGTCCGGTGTTGGTGAGCAATT TGAAACGCCGCTCCAAGAGCGCACATGCCGGACGATCCGGCGATGGGGAGCCCAAAATAGCCCAGCCCAAAACGCTGACGTTCAACCTGAATCAGAACACCACCATCGAGTACCAGCGGCGTCAGTTCTTCGGCGAGATCGCGGATGAAACGTCGGGTTCCGGATCCGGATCGGGTATGGGAACGGGATCGAAAGCCATGCAGCCGAGATATAACTACAACAACCTGGCCAGCATGCATGCCAATGTCAT AGTTCGCCCCACACCGCGACCCACTCCAGCCAGCTACGCCAAGTTCACCCTGCAGACAGTGAGCCTGCCCAGGCCGGAGTACCCGGTGGCCATCAGCTTGACAGCCACCACACCAACCACGCCCAGCAGCAGTGTGCAGTCACCCGTGCCCGCCCATTCGACAGGTGCCAGGGCCAAGGACATATCCACCAGTTCCAGGCAACATCCCCTGACCTCGGTGCATGTCCAACCGCAGTCGCGTCATCTTGACCAGAAGAGCGTGAAGCAGCTGACGAATAACTCAACGCGACGCGGATTCTCCGGCAGCAGGGAGATTAGCGCAGACTCGGGGATAGCCAGCATGGACATGGCGTTGGACAGCAGTTCGGGCAGCTCGGTGGGTTCCAAGAGGAGTCGAAGCAGGCCCAGGAACCTGAAGATGGTGATGAGTGGACGGCACACGTTCGAGGTGCGCGATGCCGATGATCCGCCTTCCAGTGAGTCCAACTCCTTTGTGGAACCGCTGGCACTACCCAAGTTACCCACTGATGGCAGTCAGAGCATCCCTCTGCCATTACTGGGCTTGGTGCGATCCAATACGGTGTTGAGTCGGGAGACTTACGAGCGACGTCAGGCGGAGACTCCGGGTTGCCAGGTTGAGCAGGATCCGGATTCGGAAAAACCCAAGACAAGCGGCTCCGATGAGAGCGAGAGCGTGGATGAAGAGAAGCTCTACTTGGACTCGTCCACCTCCGAAAAGAGTGCCAAACATCAGAGCCAATCCTCAGTGGCCTCCAATTGGCGTCACCAGGCGGGTGAATCTCTGGCCGCCCAGGATTGCAGCAGCATGAGCATGAGCATCAGTAGTGACACCCAGGCTCCGGAAAATCCCCGTGATAATGACAAGGAGGAGGACATGTCCTTGGGTCTGGATGAGATCAGTCTGATCCACACTGACATGCAGTTTAGCACAATCT CTTCAATGACGGAAACTCCGCCCAAAGTGGGCCAGGAGTCCCTGCTCAATCTCCACCTGGTGGACAATCGGGAGGCAGGCACCTCGCGTCCCCGCTCCTTCAACAATGCTCTCAACGAATCCAAGTTTGCCGAGCTGGCTTTGGCCAGTAGCAGTTGCCTCCTGTTGGATGACGAGACTTCGCCCACGGATAGTTTGGTCAGCAGCACCGAGGATTCCGAGGAGGCGGGTGGCAAGTTGCAGAAGCACAAGCTCAATGAGGAGCGTCAGCAGAAGGACATCGATGACATCGACTTGGATGATATTTCGCCGGTTCTCGAACTGGATCTGGATCCGCCAGGTGGGCGAAGTCCCATTTCACCCGGCACACCCACTCATGCATCCCACTCCCTTTCTCTGGGTTCGGATTGCGGAAATCTCATAGATGATGAGATCGCCGATCAGCCGGCTCTGCTGTGCAACAGCGAAGCCCACGAGGTGGCCACCGATACGCCCACCTTGATGGAAACCCTTACCCACACCCAAACTGGATCCCTGCGATCCTTGAAGAGTCAGTCCAAGGCTCGTACCGCTCTGCAGCAGGCCATCGAGTTGAGTTTGAGGACGCCGGCTGCGGTGCGCAAGGCAGTTATGGATCGAGCCGAATCGTTGGATACTCTATCGCCATGCGAGTCCATTTGCTCCGATGACCTGATGATGGACTTCGACATGAACAGCAGTGTGGACTCCATCGATCACATGGCCAGTTCTACGGGTCGCAGTCGCAGTGGCTCGGATCTTCACAAGAttggtggtggtcaggatgTGGATCCCATGCAGGCGGAGACCGAGGCGGAACTTCTATCTGAGTTGGAGCGCAGGGGCAGTGATGTGATGAAGGAGCTCAATACTTTGCTGCGCGGAAGGAGGCAGCGCGGAGGACCAAGGGAGAGGATTAG CGCCCAACTGCCTGCGCGCGCCACCAGATTGCTGAACCGCTCCCGTCTGCAGGACCAGCAGCTCGCCGGCAACGATTCGGATAACAGCCTGAGATCCTCCCACAGCGGCGGAGCttcggcagcggcggcggcggccaggAAGAGAAGCACGGCCAACTCCAGGACCTCGTCGGGATCCACGGCCAGTCTGCCCCGGCAGCGtcacctgcagcagcagcatctggGCTTGGGAgcaggaggtggaggtggtgctggtggagcCACTGCATCCGGAACATCCACCCAGCGGTGCGGGGGAGAGCTGCACAGCTCGTCGGACGATCTAATGTTGTATGACAAGTCCTTCCGCAATGCCATGATCCAGGATGTGCTGCAGTTCAAGAAGCAGCTGCTTCGACTGCGGCGAATACTCCAGGAG ACGGAAACGCTCAATCCCTTCGAGAACGACAACGTTCAGCTGTTCGCCGCCTGCGGATTGGATAGCAAGCAGCTGAATGACATCGATCTGGCCAGTTTGACCTCGTCCACGACGGAGGATCCACTCCAGGAGCTATCGGATCTACGTAGACAGGTGGTTTACCTTCAG GGTCAAGTGGACGATCGTGATCGCACCATTCGCCTGCAGCGAGATCTCATCGAGCAACTGGAGGCCGAGAAGAGGCAGAAGTCGGCGGCGAATGGAACTGCATCTGGCGGGGATCAGGGCAAGGAGCTCATCAGCATGGCCACCCAAACGGAGCGG TAA